Part of the Burkholderia sp. FERM BP-3421 genome, GGTTGCTTCGGCGAGCGGCAACGTCACGCGGCAGTCGAGCCCGCCGCCGCCGGCAGGACTCGCGCCGATCCGCCCGCCGTGGCGCGTGACGATGCTCTTGCACAGCGACAGCCCGATCCCGTTGCCGCCGGCCTTCGACGACGAGAAGCCATCGAACAGCCGGCCGTGCGCGCCGTCGGCAATGCCCGGACCGTTGTCGATCGCACGCAGCTCGGCCTGCCCCCCGACGGCTGCCGTGCCGAGCATCAGCGCGCGCGACGTGCGCTCGCAGCCGGCGAACGCCTCGATCGCGTTGAACGCGAGATTCAGGATCACCTGCCCGATCAGCACGCGCTCGCAGCGGATCGGCAGCGGCGCGTCCGCCTGCGCGATCGCGACCGTCACGCCGGCTTCCTTCGCGCGCAGCTCGATGAAGTACGCAGCGTCGGCGACGATGTCGCGCAGGTCCGCGACCACGACGACGGGCTCGCGCTTCACGATGAATTCGCGCACGCTCTTGATGATGAGCGCCGCGTGTTCCGCCTGCCGGTCAGCGCTGCGCAGCCCCCAGATTGCGTCGTCCACCGCGCCGCGCGCGTTCAGCCGCCGCACCGCGCCCCCGATGAAGTTGCGCACCGCCGCGAGCGGCTGGCTCAGCTCGTGCGCGATCACCGTCGCCATCTCGCCCATCGCGTTGTAGCGGCCCGCGTATTCGAGCATCCGCGCTTCGGCGCGCCGCGCATCCTCGATCGCGACTTCGGCGCTCACGTCGCGAAACTGCACGAGCAGGCCGCCCAGATCGCCTTCGATCTCGACCTGCCGGCACAGAATGCGCAGCCAGCACAACGCGCCGTCGCGCCGCGCGATCCGGTAGCGCTGCGGATCGGAGGGGCACGCCGACGGCGCGGCGCGAAGCTGCATGGCGAGCCGGTCGCGGTCGGCCCCGGCGCAGTAGTCGAGCAGCGCGCCGGGCGCGTCGTCCGGCGCAAGCCCGAGCACGCGCCGCCCCGACTCGCTGATGAACTGCACGCCACCATGCGGCGTCGCGACCGCGATGCCTTCGTCGAGGTCCTGCATGAACTCGCGCAACCGCGCCTCGTAGCGGCGCAACTGCTGGCGGATCGCCTCCTCCGCGCTGATGTCGCGAAACTGCACCATCACGACGTCGCGCCCGTGCAGCGGCACATAGGTCGCGATCGCCTCCGACAACATGTCGACGCCCGCGCGCGACCGGTAGCACCACTCGTACACCTGCGGCCCGTCGACGATCGCCCGATCCATCGCGCCCACGCCGATCTCGCGGCGGTACTTCGGTCCGGGGCGCGTCATGTCCGGCGCCTTCAGCGGCAACAGCTCCTCGACGGAAAAGCCGAGCGCGATGCACGCGGCGCGGTTCGCCCATACGATCGCCTTCGTCCGGGCATCGTGCAGCAGCACGCAGATCGTCAGTGCATCGAGCAGGCGGTGGAAATCGTCTTCGTCGGGAAAGCTCATGATCGGCGTCGGATGAGGACGCGCGACGTCGCGCGGCCGGCATCTCAACATAGCACCGGCGCGCGCGGATCGCATCTGAAGATTTCTTTAGTTCGGCACGGAACGCCCCCTGTCGCGCGACCGATCGCACCAATTGCCGCGCGTTTCCGGCGTTTCTAGACTGGTGGCATCGTGTGTCGCGCCGCTTGCCGCGGGACGCCGGCGCCGCCCGCACCCGAACGCTCATTCGCATCAGGAGACAGCCATGCCCCATGCCGAACTCGCCCTCGACACCGCGTCGCCCTCACCGCACGCCGCCGGCGAACCGGCCGCGCGGCTGTCGCCGCTCGACGCCGTGATCGACGCCGTCGCCGCACGCCGCGACGAGTTCGACCGTCTGTCGCACGTGCCGCGCGACATGATCGCGTTGTTCAAGCAGGCTGGCATCTACCGGGCGGGCACGCCGCGCCGTTTCGGTGGCGATGCGCTCGCGCCCACCGCATTCCTCGACATGATCGAGCGGATCGCGCTCGCCGACGGCTCGGCTGCGTGGGTCGCGAGCTTCGGTTCGGCCAACGTGTATCTCGCCGCGCTGCCGCTCGACACGCAGGCGGAGCTGTACGCGAACGGCCCCGACCAGGTATTCGCGGGCGGCCTGTTCCCGGTACAGCCGGCAAAGCCTGCGCCCGGCGGCTGGCGCGTCAACGGCACGTGGAAATTCGCCAGCGGCTGCAAGGGCGCCGACTGGCTCGGCGTCGGCATCGCGGTGCCCGGCGGGCGGGATGCCGCACCGAACAAGCCGCGCACGGCCGTGTTCCGCGCCGCCGAAGTCGAGATCGTCGAGAACTGGAGCGTGGTCGGCATGCAGGGCACCGGCAGCCACGACCTGCGCGTCGACGACCGCTTCGTGGCCGACGCCTGGACCTTCGTGCGCGGCGGCGAACCGACCGTCGACGAACCGCTGTACCGCTACCCGACCGTCGCGTATGCCGCTCAGGTGCTCGCCGTCGTCAACCTCGGCCTGGCGCGCGCGGCG contains:
- a CDS encoding acyl-CoA dehydrogenase family protein; the protein is MPHAELALDTASPSPHAAGEPAARLSPLDAVIDAVAARRDEFDRLSHVPRDMIALFKQAGIYRAGTPRRFGGDALAPTAFLDMIERIALADGSAAWVASFGSANVYLAALPLDTQAELYANGPDQVFAGGLFPVQPAKPAPGGWRVNGTWKFASGCKGADWLGVGIAVPGGRDAAPNKPRTAVFRAAEVEIVENWSVVGMQGTGSHDLRVDDRFVADAWTFVRGGEPTVDEPLYRYPTVAYAAQVLAVVNLGLARAALDVVNRMSGGRQTTTGAPRLADRAYFRIELAKAEAQLRSARAFFYDATDTVWQSILAGNPVTPDQVSMLRLAATHIAREGASVVERAYRLGGTPAIYRSHPLQRLLRDAMIVTQHAFLAEGNFDGAGAVFTGVAPFPGYL
- a CDS encoding PAS domain-containing sensor histidine kinase, which encodes MRSARAGAMLRCRPRDVARPHPTPIMSFPDEDDFHRLLDALTICVLLHDARTKAIVWANRAACIALGFSVEELLPLKAPDMTRPGPKYRREIGVGAMDRAIVDGPQVYEWCYRSRAGVDMLSEAIATYVPLHGRDVVMVQFRDISAEEAIRQQLRRYEARLREFMQDLDEGIAVATPHGGVQFISESGRRVLGLAPDDAPGALLDYCAGADRDRLAMQLRAAPSACPSDPQRYRIARRDGALCWLRILCRQVEIEGDLGGLLVQFRDVSAEVAIEDARRAEARMLEYAGRYNAMGEMATVIAHELSQPLAAVRNFIGGAVRRLNARGAVDDAIWGLRSADRQAEHAALIIKSVREFIVKREPVVVVADLRDIVADAAYFIELRAKEAGVTVAIAQADAPLPIRCERVLIGQVILNLAFNAIEAFAGCERTSRALMLGTAAVGGQAELRAIDNGPGIADGAHGRLFDGFSSSKAGGNGIGLSLCKSIVTRHGGRIGASPAGGGGLDCRVTLPLAEATPDAHRP